A single Blastococcus colisei DNA region contains:
- the ftsW gene encoding putative lipid II flippase FtsW: MTSSHLVLGPAGLLLAIGLVMVFSASSIEAALDDQSAWAPGVQQVVWAGLGLIAMLIALRLPTGLIRRWSPIGLLVVVAMLVLVLVPGIGVELNGARQWFDLGFALLQPSEIAKLVFALWGAHVLALRERYLTTTSLLVPVLPVFGVLAVLLIAEPDFGGVVSLGLVLVGLLWAGGMPLKYFGVFLGAAALLAAVMVWAAPYRMARVTSFLDPFADPSDSGFQAIRSMYALATGGFWGVGLGNSAMKWNILPEAESDFIFAIIGEELGFLGCLVVIALYGVLAWAGFRIAWRSADRFVQLACVGITVWLVGQAAMNMGYVVGLLPVTGVTLPLISAGGTSLILTLFIVGLLARFARSEPAAIEFQRAQSRGRLARLLLPVPAAAVDPVRPRRLPADREPARTVAGGGRTVLHPRSGPPRRVPPRAVPLERGAARSAAESRGRVVQPRERRPAGAGSARRQAPPSGAPRRPGGAR, encoded by the coding sequence ATGACCAGCTCGCACCTGGTCCTGGGTCCGGCCGGGCTGCTCCTGGCCATCGGCCTGGTCATGGTCTTCTCCGCCTCCTCGATCGAGGCGGCCCTCGACGACCAGTCCGCCTGGGCGCCGGGCGTGCAGCAGGTGGTCTGGGCGGGTCTGGGCCTGATCGCGATGCTCATCGCCCTGCGCCTGCCGACGGGCCTGATCCGCCGCTGGTCGCCGATCGGCCTGCTCGTGGTCGTCGCGATGCTCGTGCTCGTCCTCGTGCCGGGGATCGGCGTGGAGCTCAACGGGGCCCGGCAGTGGTTCGACCTGGGCTTCGCGCTCCTGCAGCCCTCGGAGATCGCCAAGCTCGTGTTCGCGCTCTGGGGTGCGCACGTCCTCGCCCTGCGCGAGCGCTACCTGACGACGACGTCCCTGCTGGTGCCGGTGCTGCCGGTCTTCGGGGTCCTGGCGGTGCTGCTGATCGCCGAGCCGGACTTCGGCGGCGTCGTCAGCCTCGGCCTGGTCCTCGTCGGACTGCTCTGGGCCGGGGGGATGCCCCTGAAGTACTTCGGCGTGTTCCTGGGCGCGGCGGCGCTCCTGGCCGCCGTCATGGTCTGGGCCGCCCCCTACCGGATGGCGCGCGTCACCTCGTTCCTCGACCCGTTCGCCGATCCCAGCGACAGCGGCTTCCAGGCGATCCGCAGCATGTACGCGCTGGCCACCGGCGGCTTCTGGGGCGTCGGTCTGGGCAACAGCGCGATGAAGTGGAACATCCTGCCCGAGGCCGAGTCCGACTTCATCTTCGCGATCATCGGCGAGGAGCTCGGCTTCCTCGGTTGCCTGGTCGTGATCGCGCTGTACGGCGTCCTGGCCTGGGCCGGCTTCCGCATCGCCTGGCGTTCGGCCGACCGGTTCGTGCAGCTGGCCTGCGTCGGCATCACGGTCTGGCTCGTCGGCCAGGCGGCGATGAACATGGGTTACGTCGTCGGGCTCCTGCCGGTGACCGGGGTGACCCTGCCGCTCATCTCGGCGGGCGGCACGTCCCTCATCCTGACGCTGTTCATCGTCGGGCTGCTCGCTCGCTTCGCCCGGTCCGAGCCCGCCGCGATCGAGTTCCAGCGCGCGCAGTCCCGTGGCCGGCTGGCCCGGCTGCTGCTGCCCGTGCCGGCGGCCGCCGTCGACCCGGTCCGGCCGCGCCGCCTGCCGGCGGACCGCGAGCCCGCCCGGACGGTCGCCGGTGGCGGACGCACCGTCCTGCACCCGCGGTCCGGTCCGCCGCGGCGGGTCCCGCCGCGGGCCGTACCCCTCGAGCGAGGTGCCGCCCGCAGCGCCGCGGAGTCCCGTGGGCGGGTCGTCCAGCCTCGCGAGCGGCGACCCGCCGGAGCGGGGAGCGCCCGCCGGCAGGCGCCGCCGTCCGGGGCACCGCGCCGGCCCGGAGGCGCTCGATGA
- the mraY gene encoding phospho-N-acetylmuramoyl-pentapeptide-transferase, whose protein sequence is MRSVLIAAGFSMIISILLTPLAIRAFRRQGLGQEIRDDGPESHLSKKGTPTMGGTVIVGATVGGYVAAHLFLADQDNWGFTASGLLLLFLMVGMGTVGFLDDYLKIRHRRSLGLNKTAKLVGQLVVGVAFAVLAINFPNTVGVTPASTVVSYVRDIAPFALGTVAFVILAYLFIAGFSNAVNLTDGLDGLAAGCSAMVFASYVFISFWQFTHDCANELIEGCYTVRDPLDVTLVAAAGLGACLGFLWWNTSPARIFMGDTGSLALGGLLSGLAIVTRTELLLVVLGGLFVAVTLSVVIQVAFFRATRRRVFRMAPLHHHFELAGWTENTVIVRFWLVTAMAVAFGIGLFYADWLSFVGL, encoded by the coding sequence ATGAGGTCGGTCCTGATCGCGGCGGGGTTCAGCATGATCATCTCGATCCTGCTCACGCCGCTGGCCATCCGTGCCTTCCGCCGGCAGGGGCTGGGTCAGGAGATCCGGGACGACGGCCCCGAGAGCCACCTGTCGAAGAAGGGCACGCCCACGATGGGCGGCACGGTGATCGTCGGGGCGACCGTCGGCGGCTACGTCGCCGCGCACCTCTTCCTCGCCGACCAGGACAACTGGGGCTTCACCGCCAGCGGGCTGCTGCTGCTGTTCCTGATGGTCGGCATGGGCACGGTCGGGTTCCTCGACGACTACCTCAAGATCCGGCACCGCCGGAGCCTGGGGCTCAACAAGACCGCCAAGCTCGTCGGCCAGCTGGTCGTCGGCGTGGCGTTCGCGGTGCTGGCGATCAACTTCCCGAACACCGTCGGCGTCACGCCGGCGTCCACGGTCGTCTCCTACGTCCGGGACATCGCCCCGTTCGCGCTGGGCACGGTTGCCTTCGTGATCCTGGCGTACCTGTTCATCGCCGGGTTCTCCAACGCGGTGAACCTCACCGACGGCCTCGACGGACTGGCGGCGGGCTGCTCGGCGATGGTGTTCGCCTCCTACGTCTTCATCTCCTTCTGGCAGTTCACCCACGACTGCGCCAACGAGCTGATCGAGGGCTGCTACACCGTGCGGGACCCGTTGGACGTCACCCTGGTGGCCGCCGCGGGACTGGGCGCCTGTCTGGGCTTCCTGTGGTGGAACACCAGCCCGGCCCGGATCTTCATGGGAGACACCGGCTCGCTGGCCCTCGGCGGGCTGCTGTCGGGTCTGGCGATCGTGACCCGTACGGAGCTGCTGCTCGTGGTCCTGGGCGGTCTGTTCGTCGCCGTCACGCTCTCGGTGGTCATCCAGGTGGCCTTCTTCCGTGCCACCCGCCGGCGGGTGTTCCGCATGGCGCCGCTGCACCACCACTTCGAGCTCGCCGGCTGGACGGAGAACACCGTCATCGTGCGGTTCTGGCTGGTGACGGCGATGGCCGTGGCGTTCGGGATCGGCCTGTTCTATGCCGACTGGCTGAGCTTCGTCGGACTGTGA
- a CDS encoding UDP-N-acetylmuramoyl-tripeptide--D-alanyl-D-alanine ligase — translation MIELTLREVAALAGGALTVPADARVTGKVTLDSRAVAPGDLFVAVVGERVDGHDFLGAAAAAGAVGALATRADDALPTVVVDDPVVALGRLAAGVHARLAAGGLRTLGITGSSGKTSTKDLLGQVLAAAGPTVSPPGSYNNDIGLPLTVLDADGTTRFLVLEMGARGPGHIARLCRIAPPGIGVVLNVGSAHLGEFGTPEGTAQAKGELVEALPEEGTAVLNAEDPRVLGMAARTRARVVTTGRGADADVRATGVTLDDAARPRFTLVTAGEEHPVALQVAGEHQVANALSAAGAAMAAGMRPADVATALSGATARSRWRMEVDRRADGVTVVNDAYNANPESMRAALAALTGLPAARRIAVLGAMGELGPDAPAEHERLGRDAADAGVDLIVAVGADAVGIAEGAAAAGRRAGEESVHVPDRAAARELLSEVLRPGDVVLVKASRAYGLELLAADLLTTGTGA, via the coding sequence ATGATCGAGCTGACCCTGCGCGAGGTGGCGGCGCTCGCCGGTGGGGCCCTGACCGTGCCCGCCGACGCTCGGGTCACCGGGAAGGTGACGCTGGACTCGCGCGCCGTCGCACCGGGCGACCTGTTCGTGGCGGTCGTCGGCGAGCGGGTCGACGGCCACGACTTCCTCGGCGCCGCGGCGGCGGCCGGTGCGGTGGGCGCGCTCGCCACCCGGGCCGACGACGCACTGCCCACGGTGGTGGTCGACGACCCGGTCGTGGCGCTGGGCCGGCTGGCGGCGGGCGTCCACGCCCGGCTGGCCGCCGGGGGACTGCGGACGCTGGGCATCACCGGTTCCTCGGGCAAGACCTCCACCAAGGACCTGCTGGGCCAGGTGCTCGCCGCGGCCGGGCCGACGGTGAGCCCGCCCGGCTCCTACAACAACGACATCGGCCTGCCGCTCACGGTGCTCGACGCCGACGGGACGACCCGGTTCCTGGTGCTCGAGATGGGGGCGCGCGGTCCGGGGCACATCGCCCGGCTGTGCCGGATCGCTCCGCCCGGGATCGGCGTGGTGCTCAACGTGGGGTCCGCGCACCTGGGCGAGTTCGGCACCCCCGAGGGGACGGCGCAGGCGAAGGGCGAGCTGGTCGAGGCGCTGCCCGAGGAGGGCACCGCCGTGCTCAACGCCGAGGACCCGCGCGTGCTCGGCATGGCGGCGCGCACGCGCGCCCGGGTGGTCACGACCGGCCGGGGCGCCGACGCCGACGTGCGGGCGACCGGCGTGACGCTGGACGACGCCGCCCGGCCCCGCTTCACGCTGGTTACCGCGGGGGAGGAGCACCCGGTCGCGCTGCAGGTGGCCGGCGAGCACCAGGTGGCCAACGCGCTGTCGGCTGCCGGCGCCGCGATGGCCGCCGGGATGCGCCCGGCCGACGTCGCCACCGCCCTGTCGGGCGCCACCGCCCGCAGCCGCTGGCGCATGGAGGTCGACCGGCGCGCCGACGGGGTGACCGTCGTCAACGACGCCTACAACGCCAACCCCGAGTCGATGCGGGCCGCCCTCGCGGCGCTCACCGGCCTGCCCGCGGCCCGGCGGATCGCCGTGCTCGGGGCGATGGGGGAGCTGGGCCCCGACGCGCCGGCCGAGCACGAGCGGCTGGGCCGGGACGCGGCGGACGCCGGGGTCGACCTGATCGTTGCCGTGGGTGCCGATGCGGTAGGCATAGCGGAGGGTGCGGCAGCCGCCGGCCGCCGCGCAGGAGAGGAGTCGGTGCACGTGCCGGACCGGGCCGCTGCCCGTGAGCTGCTCTCGGAGGTGCTCCGTCCAGGTGACGTCGTCCTCGTGAAGGCCAGCCGCGCCTACGGGCTGGAGCTGCTCGCCGCCGACCTGCTGACGACCGGGACCGGCGCATGA
- a CDS encoding UDP-N-acetylmuramoyl-L-alanyl-D-glutamate--2,6-diaminopimelate ligase, with product MTPTDGGSAPRPAGDRPQASALTLADLADLVGVPVAGTPDQAPLITGVTLASTEVRTGNLYAALPGARTHGACFAADAAQRGAVAVLTDPTGLEAARGTGLPICVVEDPRALLGVVADRVYGGPSRDLTVIGITGTNGKTTTAYLVEAGLAEAGLGTGLIGTVQTRTRGRDADGSPTVTALPSVRTTPEAPALHALLATMAGSGVSAVVMEVSSHALVLGRVGGVRFAAAGFTNLGRDHLDFHGDLEDYFQAKAMLFDGRAGREVITVDDDGGRRLAGLRPDAGTVSIEGSSDRAADWVASDVSAAPDGGSTFTLAGPGGRTWPARVRLPGRFNVANAVLAVALLDAVGIPVETALTGIAATVVPGRMEPVDAGQPFVAVVDYAHTPDAVTTALAALRGATGGRLITVLGCGGDRDPGKRPAMGAAAAAGSDVLVVTDDNPRSEDAAAIRAAMLAGVEDVPPDRRAEVHEVAGRREALAAAVALARPGDTLMVAGKGHETGQEVAGTVHPFDDREVLREVIGGTTAALETSA from the coding sequence GTGACCCCGACCGACGGCGGGTCGGCGCCCCGGCCCGCGGGGGACCGACCGCAGGCCAGCGCACTGACCCTGGCCGACCTGGCCGATCTCGTGGGCGTGCCCGTCGCCGGCACTCCCGATCAGGCCCCGCTGATCACCGGCGTGACCCTCGCGTCCACCGAGGTGCGGACGGGGAACCTCTACGCGGCCCTGCCCGGTGCGCGGACGCACGGCGCGTGCTTCGCCGCCGACGCGGCCCAGCGGGGTGCCGTCGCCGTCCTCACCGACCCGACGGGCCTCGAGGCCGCCCGCGGCACCGGCCTGCCGATCTGCGTCGTCGAGGATCCGCGGGCCCTCCTCGGCGTGGTCGCCGACCGCGTGTACGGCGGCCCCAGCCGGGACCTGACGGTCATCGGCATCACCGGCACGAACGGCAAGACCACCACCGCCTACCTGGTCGAGGCGGGCCTGGCCGAGGCCGGGCTGGGCACCGGGTTGATCGGCACCGTGCAGACGCGGACCCGTGGCCGGGACGCCGACGGCTCGCCCACCGTCACGGCCCTCCCGAGCGTCCGGACCACCCCTGAGGCGCCGGCCCTGCACGCACTGCTCGCCACGATGGCCGGCTCGGGGGTCTCGGCGGTGGTCATGGAGGTCTCCAGCCACGCCCTGGTGCTCGGCCGGGTGGGCGGCGTGCGGTTCGCCGCCGCCGGCTTCACCAACCTGGGCCGCGACCACCTGGACTTCCACGGCGACCTCGAGGACTACTTCCAGGCCAAGGCGATGCTCTTCGACGGCCGGGCCGGCCGCGAGGTGATCACCGTGGACGACGACGGTGGCCGCCGCCTGGCCGGGCTGCGACCCGACGCCGGCACGGTGTCGATCGAGGGCTCCTCCGACCGGGCTGCCGACTGGGTCGCCTCGGACGTCTCGGCCGCCCCCGACGGTGGCTCGACCTTCACGCTGGCCGGGCCCGGCGGGCGCACCTGGCCGGCGCGCGTCCGGCTGCCGGGGCGCTTCAACGTGGCCAACGCCGTCCTGGCGGTGGCGCTGCTCGACGCCGTCGGGATCCCCGTCGAGACGGCGCTGACCGGCATCGCCGCGACCGTGGTGCCCGGTCGCATGGAGCCCGTGGACGCCGGCCAGCCGTTCGTGGCCGTCGTCGACTACGCGCACACGCCGGACGCCGTCACGACCGCCCTGGCCGCGCTGCGCGGCGCCACGGGCGGCCGGCTGATCACCGTGCTCGGATGCGGAGGCGACCGCGACCCGGGCAAGCGGCCCGCGATGGGCGCGGCCGCCGCGGCCGGCAGCGACGTCCTGGTGGTCACCGACGACAACCCGCGCTCGGAGGACGCCGCGGCGATCCGCGCCGCGATGCTCGCCGGGGTGGAGGACGTGCCGCCGGATCGTCGGGCGGAGGTCCACGAGGTCGCAGGACGGCGGGAGGCGCTGGCGGCGGCCGTCGCGCTGGCCCGGCCGGGCGACACGCTGATGGTGGCCGGGAAGGGACACGAGACCGGCCAGGAGGTCGCCGGCACCGTGCACCCGTTCGACGACCGCGAGGTGCTCCGCGAGGTCATCGGCGGGACCACGGCCGCCCTGGAGACTTCGGCATGA
- a CDS encoding peptidoglycan D,D-transpeptidase FtsI family protein, producing MPNTGPGSGGAGPRSVGRATGRPGPFTPRRTPGSRRSDVGLSMGQRSLRNRWGLAIMITLLVLVVGKLAHLQGVDGADYANAAEQDRLRTFSVAALRGAVLDRDGNPFAYTVDASRVVADPTVVRDPERTALALTTLLGVPVPELTGKLSEEGRYVVLAAQVPPETTDAIEALELPGIVLQDDPVRLYPAGTVGGQVIGFVGHDGAGLAGIEQTFQDELAGTPGERRVEVGSGGHPIPSGIDESTPATDGDSVNLTIDQDLQYVTEQRLGEACADGATTRASAVVLDVRTAEVVAMGSCPGYDPGNYSATDPDLLGNPIVSSVFEPGSVMKAVTLSAALEEGVAEPDTVLSVDGQIQAGDRVVSDASNHEPVDWTVTGILAKSSNVGTIMLAREVGNQKLGEYLRAFGIGEATGIELPGESAGILQDSDDWSGIRAANVAIGQGVSVTTLQMASVFQTIANDGVRIPPRVVDSLTGPDGRAAETPDPEGTRVISEETADDMAYMLEAVVGPGGTAPLGQIEGFRVAGKTGTAQRANPECNCYAGGGYVTTFVGFAPADDPQYVVAVDLERPTSNAEGGQVAAPVFADILRFALTADGVVPSGTARPDFALTGTP from the coding sequence GTGCCGAACACCGGCCCAGGGAGTGGTGGGGCGGGTCCGCGGTCGGTCGGCCGCGCGACCGGCCGGCCCGGCCCGTTCACGCCCCGGCGCACCCCGGGCAGCAGGCGCAGCGACGTCGGCCTGTCGATGGGCCAGCGCAGCCTCCGCAACCGGTGGGGTCTCGCCATCATGATCACCCTGCTCGTCCTCGTCGTCGGCAAGCTGGCCCACCTGCAGGGAGTGGACGGCGCGGACTACGCCAATGCGGCCGAGCAGGACCGGCTGCGGACCTTCTCCGTGGCCGCTCTCCGGGGGGCGGTGCTGGACCGCGACGGCAACCCCTTCGCCTACACCGTCGACGCGTCCCGGGTGGTCGCCGACCCCACCGTCGTCCGCGACCCGGAGCGCACCGCACTGGCCCTGACGACGTTGCTGGGCGTCCCGGTCCCGGAACTGACCGGGAAACTCTCGGAAGAAGGGCGGTACGTCGTCCTGGCCGCGCAGGTCCCGCCGGAGACGACCGACGCCATCGAGGCGCTGGAGCTGCCGGGGATCGTGCTCCAGGACGACCCCGTCCGGCTCTACCCGGCAGGCACCGTGGGCGGTCAGGTCATCGGGTTCGTGGGGCACGACGGCGCGGGTCTCGCCGGTATCGAGCAGACGTTCCAGGACGAGCTCGCGGGCACCCCCGGTGAGCGCCGGGTCGAGGTGGGCAGCGGCGGCCATCCCATCCCGTCGGGCATCGACGAGTCCACGCCCGCGACCGACGGCGACTCGGTGAACCTGACCATCGACCAGGACCTGCAGTACGTGACCGAGCAGCGGCTGGGGGAGGCGTGTGCCGACGGCGCGACGACCCGCGCCTCCGCCGTCGTCCTCGACGTCCGAACGGCCGAGGTGGTCGCCATGGGCTCGTGCCCCGGCTACGACCCGGGCAACTACTCGGCGACCGATCCCGACCTGCTCGGCAACCCCATCGTGTCCAGCGTGTTCGAGCCCGGATCGGTCATGAAGGCCGTCACGCTCTCGGCCGCCCTCGAAGAAGGGGTGGCCGAGCCGGACACCGTCCTGTCCGTCGACGGGCAGATCCAGGCAGGCGACCGGGTGGTCTCCGACGCGTCCAACCACGAGCCGGTCGACTGGACGGTCACCGGGATCCTGGCCAAGTCGAGCAACGTCGGCACGATCATGCTGGCCCGCGAGGTGGGGAACCAGAAGCTGGGGGAGTACCTGCGCGCCTTCGGCATCGGCGAGGCCACCGGCATCGAGCTGCCGGGAGAGAGCGCGGGCATCCTGCAGGACTCCGACGACTGGAGCGGCATCCGCGCCGCGAACGTCGCGATCGGCCAGGGCGTGTCGGTGACGACGCTGCAGATGGCCTCGGTCTTCCAGACCATCGCCAACGACGGGGTGCGGATCCCCCCGCGCGTCGTCGACTCGCTCACCGGCCCCGACGGCCGGGCCGCCGAGACCCCGGACCCCGAGGGCACCCGGGTCATCAGCGAGGAGACCGCCGACGACATGGCCTACATGCTCGAGGCGGTGGTCGGGCCCGGCGGCACCGCGCCGCTCGGCCAGATCGAGGGCTTCCGGGTGGCCGGGAAGACCGGCACCGCCCAGCGGGCCAACCCCGAGTGCAACTGCTACGCCGGCGGTGGGTACGTGACCACCTTCGTCGGCTTCGCGCCGGCCGACGACCCCCAGTACGTGGTGGCCGTCGACCTCGAGCGCCCGACGAGCAATGCCGAGGGCGGGCAGGTGGCGGCGCCGGTGTTCGCCGACATCCTGCGCTTCGCCCTGACCGCCGACGGCGTCGTCCCCTCGGGGACCGCCCGGCCGGACTTCGCGCTCACCGGCACCCCCTGA
- the rsmH gene encoding 16S rRNA (cytosine(1402)-N(4))-methyltransferase RsmH, with the protein MSSTEAPEPGRPVHVPVLLERVTDLLAPACSADGAVLVDATLGLAGHALAMLDAHPGLRLIGLDRDPEARAEAARRIEAAGHVDRATLVPAVFDELPDVLARLGIDEVQGVLFDLGVSSLQLDRPDRGFSYSADAPLDMRMDPETPRTAADIVNTYSPKELARVLRVYGEERFASRIAAAIERERAREPFTSTGRLAELVRESIPAATRRTGGHPAKRTFQALRIEVNDELGVLERALPAAIEALAVGGRVVVLTFHSLEDRIVKQTLAAEAVDRTPPEFPLPVPELGPVLRLLTRGGEAASADELAANPRAASARVRAAERIRRAA; encoded by the coding sequence ATGAGCAGCACCGAGGCGCCGGAGCCCGGCCGCCCGGTGCACGTGCCCGTCCTCCTCGAGCGGGTCACCGACCTCCTCGCCCCCGCCTGCTCCGCCGACGGCGCCGTCCTGGTCGACGCCACCCTGGGGCTGGCCGGGCACGCCCTCGCGATGCTCGACGCCCACCCCGGCCTCCGGCTGATCGGCCTGGACCGCGACCCCGAGGCGCGCGCCGAAGCCGCCCGGCGGATCGAGGCCGCAGGTCACGTCGACCGCGCCACCCTGGTGCCCGCCGTCTTCGACGAGCTGCCCGACGTGCTCGCCCGCCTGGGCATCGACGAGGTCCAGGGGGTCCTGTTCGACCTCGGTGTCTCCTCGCTGCAGCTGGACCGCCCCGACCGCGGCTTCAGCTACTCCGCCGACGCCCCGCTGGACATGCGGATGGACCCGGAGACACCGCGCACCGCCGCCGACATCGTCAACACCTACTCGCCGAAGGAGCTCGCCCGCGTCCTCCGGGTCTACGGCGAGGAGCGCTTCGCCTCCCGCATCGCCGCGGCCATCGAGCGCGAGCGGGCCCGGGAGCCGTTCACCAGCACCGGCCGCCTCGCCGAGCTCGTCCGCGAGTCGATCCCGGCCGCCACCCGCCGCACCGGAGGGCACCCGGCGAAGCGGACGTTCCAGGCGCTGCGCATCGAGGTCAACGACGAGCTCGGCGTGCTCGAGCGGGCGCTGCCGGCGGCGATCGAGGCCCTCGCCGTCGGCGGGCGGGTCGTCGTTCTCACCTTCCACTCCCTCGAGGACCGGATCGTCAAGCAGACCCTCGCCGCCGAGGCGGTCGACCGCACCCCACCGGAGTTCCCCCTGCCGGTGCCCGAGCTGGGACCGGTCCTGCGCCTGCTCACCCGCGGCGGCGAGGCTGCCTCGGCCGACGAGCTCGCCGCCAACCCCCGGGCCGCGTCCGCGCGAGTCCGCGCCGCCGAACGCATCCGGAGGGCCGCATGA
- the mraZ gene encoding division/cell wall cluster transcriptional repressor MraZ, whose amino-acid sequence MFVGSYPLRLDEKGRLALPVRFRDQVADGMVIKKGQERCIYGLTMNRVAEQSAAMAAMAPSDTARARMAARMSFGSMVEIEPDKTGRITIPASLREYAGLDRDVVIVGVDTRFEIWDAANWEAYVAELEAAYADLESEGMPTLS is encoded by the coding sequence GTGTTCGTCGGCAGCTACCCGTTGCGGCTCGACGAGAAGGGCCGGCTCGCCCTCCCCGTCCGCTTCCGCGACCAGGTGGCCGACGGCATGGTGATCAAGAAGGGCCAGGAGCGCTGCATCTACGGCCTCACCATGAACCGGGTCGCCGAGCAGAGCGCCGCGATGGCCGCGATGGCGCCGTCGGACACCGCCCGGGCGCGCATGGCCGCCCGCATGAGCTTCGGGTCGATGGTCGAGATCGAGCCGGACAAGACCGGCCGCATCACCATCCCCGCGAGCCTCCGCGAGTACGCCGGGCTGGACCGCGACGTCGTCATCGTCGGCGTGGACACCCGCTTCGAGATCTGGGACGCCGCCAACTGGGAGGCCTACGTGGCCGAACTGGAGGCCGCCTACGCCGACCTGGAGAGCGAGGGGATGCCGACGCTGTCGTGA
- a CDS encoding AAA family ATPase, giving the protein MTEATRTADGAAGPSVDVAAVGAGIAANIGRVVQGKDDVVRLAMVVLLAEGHLLIEDVPGVGKTTLAKALAASVDASVRRIQFTPDLLPSDVTGVAVYDQESRAFEFKPGAVFANIVVADEINRASPKTQSALLECMEERQVTVDGVSYELARPFMVMATQNPLEMEGTYPLPEAQRDRFTARVSMGYPGRDAELAMLDERSTTDPLASLTPVADAATVRDLVHAVGTLYVSDAVRRYVVGLVEASRRSPHLRLGASPRAGLQLLRAARASAALSGRDHVLPDDVQLLAAPVLAHRLLLTADAALGRRGPEQIVAELLSTVPVPRGR; this is encoded by the coding sequence GTGACGGAGGCGACACGCACCGCCGACGGAGCGGCCGGTCCGTCGGTCGACGTCGCCGCGGTCGGGGCTGGTATCGCGGCCAACATCGGCCGCGTGGTCCAGGGCAAGGACGACGTGGTCCGGCTGGCGATGGTGGTACTTCTCGCCGAGGGCCACCTGCTGATCGAGGACGTGCCCGGGGTCGGGAAGACCACCCTGGCCAAGGCGCTGGCCGCCTCGGTGGATGCCTCGGTGCGGCGGATCCAGTTCACGCCCGACCTGCTGCCCAGCGACGTCACCGGGGTGGCGGTCTACGACCAGGAGTCGCGGGCGTTCGAGTTCAAGCCGGGCGCGGTCTTCGCCAACATCGTCGTCGCCGACGAGATCAACCGCGCCTCCCCCAAGACGCAGTCGGCCCTCCTCGAGTGCATGGAGGAGCGCCAGGTCACCGTGGACGGCGTCAGCTACGAGCTGGCCCGGCCGTTCATGGTGATGGCGACGCAGAACCCGCTCGAGATGGAGGGGACCTACCCGCTCCCCGAGGCACAGCGCGACCGCTTCACCGCACGGGTGTCCATGGGCTATCCCGGTCGGGACGCCGAGCTGGCGATGCTCGACGAGCGGTCGACCACCGATCCGCTCGCCTCCCTCACCCCGGTCGCCGACGCCGCCACGGTGCGCGACCTGGTGCACGCCGTGGGCACCCTCTACGTCTCCGACGCCGTCCGGCGCTACGTCGTCGGGCTGGTGGAGGCCTCGCGGCGGTCCCCGCACCTGCGCCTGGGCGCCTCGCCGCGGGCCGGGCTCCAGCTCCTGCGGGCGGCCCGCGCCTCGGCGGCGCTGTCCGGACGCGACCACGTGCTGCCCGACGACGTCCAGCTGCTCGCCGCACCGGTCCTGGCGCACCGCCTGCTCCTGACCGCCGACGCCGCGCTCGGCCGGCGCGGCCCCGAGCAGATCGTCGCCGAGCTGCTGTCCACCGTCCCGGTTCCCCGCGGGCGCTGA